A window of Babesia microti strain RI chromosome III, complete genome contains these coding sequences:
- a CDS encoding Nrap protein (overlaps_old_locusTagID:BBM_III01110) produces MKRFISDYHKVQTSGMYSSEVQKAFIDDLMAKFYTDNPSILQLSGLADNLYKLLSNIPKKKVTSADFIGKNYPWYHEGHSSCSNFTISGPKKVSPFGFPVLNLSSIDKTINLLLTLDPSTFNAKDHLNYRYINKRNATLNYYYEYLNSINNNNNCPEWDSFIAILSELNGSQITVNIKLVPQLDYRKIAIKMTQQAQGLDIGFSIQLIGGYDDNDLYFNRRLVVTNNCIRPEGVTDISTLPLTPTYNSLVFEESQYLINQELLSKALREFKNLGSAILLMKLWLERDESNSALLKQFPYGLLMAHVCMSRKLSIGASNYQIFSSTLHFIANFKINSVYTFGSDSVTDKINTDFGKVKIDNFPVLVDCNGYNLLWRCFIGFSGLINRSKEVLTQQLSYLYDNMYSNKRLFVNKISLSIRFSYITQLYVNSNDSNKLKAYNDKYEDSTIGNYVCGLTDGELSAISARSILQLALADRLDNIDFISSDDGLMKLLVNFNTVTRKVDKGVLSSGDLANGYKKFWHGLAETRIFAGHQPFLCILPHNISQSNESPNISITRYILTSNNISTTPIINYESLYAGVDDKLQSYIIDARRSFDVIINIMFSLDEKNMPLRVSRVTLLDNASYCHTDYWVPLPVYVQLESSSAWPTDATAAKYVTTAFYLSLHKSILTHPEFKAISGKKTIIPTWNHLEIKLSDTIYNLFIDGTGSDIGKVNRFEAIKAISQREISFGPAVKLAKEWAAKNCIPDTDELIEALGIHVYCSSKPKSASCGFYSILDVLCNFDWSIYTLIVYLDGTNSKIVDKEDNQPISIRVGVDKILVPNPYLISILLPLASYTLESTFNVTDNSTNRLPVTQNNVKKDFTIILNNPYNSSSVDVKREGEFIIKSFVQTLKDKFPYLILLYNPLALDGISESVFISERDQPAVTYLQIYCKINPLCILTMSTPYLTITHNEGLTAMNIAQVISELTAAGRGIVKEIVF; encoded by the exons ATGAAGCGCTTTATAAGCGACTACCACAAGGTGCAGACCTCTGGTATGTATTCCAGCGAAGTTCAAAAGGCATTCATAGATGATCTAATGGCTAAATTTTATACTGATAATCCTTCAATTTTACAACTATCTGGGTTAGCtgacaatttatataaattactaTCAAATATACCCAAAAAAAAGGTTACTAGTGCTGATTTTATTGGTAAAAATTACCCGTGGTACCACGAAGGACATTCTAGTTGCAGTAACTTCACAATTTCAGGTCCAAAAAAAGTCTCTCCTTTTGGATTCCCAGtactaaatttatcatcaatagACAAGACAATTAATCTATTACTAACACTAGATCCTAGTACATTCAATGCCAAAGACCATTTGAATTATCGCTACATAAACAAAAGAAATGCGacattaaattattactatgaatatttgaacagtattaataataataataactgTCCTGAGTGGGATAGTTTCATAGCTATCCTCAGTGAATTAAATGGGTCACAAATAACGGTAAATATTAAACTAGTACCACAATTGGATTATAGAAAGATAGCGATCAAAATGACACAACAAGCGCAGGGTTTAGATATTGGGTTTTCAATACAGTTAATTGGTGGTTATGACGATAATgatttgtattttaatcGCAGATTAGTGGTTACCAATAACTGCATTAGGCCTGAAGGGGTAACGGATATATCAACACTACCTTTAACTCCCACTTATAACTCTCTTGTTTTTGAAGAATCACAATATTTGATCAACCAAGAATTGTTATCTAAGGCTCTTAgagaatttaaaaatttaggTTCGGCAATTTTGTTAATGAAACTTTGGTTAGAGAGGGATGAATCGAATTCAGCGTTATTAAAGCAATTTCCATATGGGTTATTGATGGCACATGTATGTATGTCTAGAAAATTATCTATTGGTGCATCTAATTATCAGATATTTTCATCCACCCTTcattttatcgcaaattttaaaataaattcagTATATACATTTGGATCTGATTCTGTGACTGATAAGATTAATACCGATTTTGGTAAAGTCAAAATAGACAATTTTCCAGTTCTAGTGGATTGTAATGGCTACAATTTACTATGGAGATGTTTTATTGGATTTTCAGGACTAATAAACAGATCAAAAGAAGTATTGACACAACAATTAAGCTACCTATACGATAACATGTACTCAAATAAACGACTGTTTGTCAACAAAATATCACTTAGTATCCGTTTCTCTTATATAACACAACTATACGTTAATAGTAACGAttctaataaattaaaggcgtataatgataaatatgagGATTCGACTATAGGAAATTATGTTTGTGGTTTAACTGATGGAGAATTATCTGCAATTTCTGCCAGATCAATACTGCAATTGGCATTAGCCGATAGGTTAGACAACATAGATTTTATCAGTTCCGATGATGGGTTGATGAAATTGCTCGTAAACTTCAATACTGTGACGAGGAAAGTTGACAAGGGGGTACTATCATCTGGAGATTTAGCTAATggatataaaaaattttggcatGGATTAGCTGAGACAAGAATTTTTGCGGGCCATCAGCCCTTCCTTTGTATATTGCCTCACAATATATCACAGTCTAAT GAAAGTCCAAATATATCCATTACTAGATACATCTTAACATCTAACAACATTTCAACTACACCCATAATTAACTATGAAAGTCTTTACGCTGGTGtagatgataaattacaaaGTTATATCATAGATGCCAGACGGTCTTTTGATGtgattatcaatattatgtTTTCCTTGGATGAGAAAAATATGCCGTTACGAGTTTCTCGGGTTACATTATTGGATAATGCATCGTATTGCCATACTGATTATTGGGTGCCACTGCCAGTCTATGTACAGCTTGAGTCAAGTAGTGCTTGGCCAACAGACGCTACGGCTGCAAAATATGTTACTACAGCGTTTTATTTGTCACTGcataaatcaattttgacACATCCAGAATTTAAGGCTATTAGTGGTAAGAAGACTATCATTCCGACTTGGAATCACCTGGAAATCAAACTGAGTGATactatatacaatttgttcatTGATGGTACTGGGAGTGATATTGGCAAGGTTAATAGGTTTGAGGCAATCAAGGCAATATCACAAAGGGAAATTTCATTTGGTCCAGCGGTAAAACTAGCAAAAGAATGGGCTGCCAAGAATTGTATCCCAGATACAGATGAACTAATAGAGGCACTGGGTATCCACGTCTACTGTTCTAGCAAGCCTAAATCAGCTTCATGCGGGTTTTACAGTATTTTAGATGTTTTGTGCAATTTTGACTGGTCTATTTATACACTGATAGTGTATTTGGATGGTACTAATTCTAAAATTGTAGACAAGGAGGATAATCAACCCATATCAATAAGGGTCGGTGTGGATAAAATACTGGTCCCAAACCCCTATCTGATATCAATATTACTACCATTGGCTTCTTATACTTTAGAATCAACATTCAATGTGACTGATAACTCCACAAATCGTTTACCAGTGACGCAAAATAACGTAAAGAAAGATTTTAcaatcattttaaataatccGTACAATTCATCGTCTGTGGATGTCAAAAGGGAGGGGGAATTCATAATAAAATCGTTTGTGCAGACACTGAAGGATAAATTCCCCTACCTAATCCTACTCTACAATCCACTTGCCCTCGATGGCATTAGTGAATCCGTCTTTATTAGCGAAAGAGATCAACCCGCAGtaacatatttacaaatttactgTAAGATCAACCCATTGTGCATTCTAACAATGTCAACACCATACCTTACCATTACGCACAATGAGGGATTGACTGCAATGAATATAGCCCAAGTTATCTCAGAGCTGACTGCAGCGGGAAGGGGTATTGTTAAGGAAATTGTTTTTTAA
- a CDS encoding E3 ubiquitin-protein ligase synoviolin (overlaps_old_locusTagID:BBM_III01120): protein MKLFTLSNYIFASHAFLALYLFRAFSTNDNFYAAIQSLAVQKPAVVAIYNYCFILFLGLCELIMLIFFGQLRHLELEQIVEQGRGFFMDAVLFLVLSKPLINGREIDTLKLIKCLCCLIALKGYHLVLFIRSLHIFQTGIPRVTTMLRNLIVMYILTLIDLSLIFLFYSMSTEKSTFYMWLLFECIGMFQGILCCMSKYLINLADIILIHGLSQKSAYLFYLDFLHDFISLLIFVGFMTVFFLLNPTSLPLYMLVDVIQVIRNLAARMATLFKYRKLTKIIELRFPNATPEQAESQDTCIICREKLDETCKSLDCSHIFHYQCLKSWLIHQISCPLCRKEIVYLDPVELLEEMYLSENVENLLKKIIEKDINQDPFEQFNLTLQGYTNANKSGNEQLYDVEQLSDLKQVYRAMIASVDSCIDLITKFTTIEPQSPSFASALGVVSLDQFERYILLSELPDSHSIGDSSDTNDTVDDNTSAKISSIERRMNLPVKLGVNPSYMASVLGYRMRVIDSMVRAVKALSSNETN from the exons ATGAAGTTATTCACTCTTTCCAATTATATCTTTGCAAGTCATGCGTTCCTCGCTTTATACCTATTCCGCGCCTTTTCAACCaatgacaatttttatgCAGCCATACAATCACTTGCAGTACAAAAACCAGCAGTTGTT gcaatatacaattattgtTTCATACTATTCCTGGGCTTGTGCGAATTAATCATGCTGATATTCTTTGGGCAGCTTAGGCATTTGGAACTTGAACAAATCGTGGAGCAGGGAAGAGGATTCTTTATGGATGCAGTGCTGTTTCTAGTGTTATCTAAACCACTTATAAACGGAAGGGAAATTGACACGTTGAAGTTGATCAAATGCCTCTGTTGTTTGATAGCCCTAAAGGGGTATCATCTCGTACTGTTTATACGTTCGTTACAC ATCTTTCAAACAGGAATACCCAGAGTGACTACGATGCTAAGAAATCTTATAGTGATGTACATACTGACActtattgatttatcactaatatTCCTTTTTTACTCTATGTCCACCGAAAAGTCCACATTTTACATGTGGCTACTGTTTGAATGCATTGGGATGTTCCAAGGCATATTGTGTTGTATGTCCAAGTACCTAATTAACCTGGCAGATATTATCCTTATACATG gattatcgcaaaaatcGGCTTATTTGTTCTATCTAGATTTTCTACATGACTTTATAAGCTTGTTGATATTCGTC ggaTTTATGACTGTGTTCTTTCTTCTAAATCCCACAAGTTTGCCCCTGTACATGCTGGTGGACGTTATACAG GTTATACGAAATTTAGCGGCAAGAATGGCCACACTGTTTAAGTACAGGAAACTCACCAAGATTATAGAGTTGAG ATTCCCCAATGCCACCCCTGAGCAAGCGGAATCTCAAGATACCTGTATTATTTGCCGCGAAAAACTAGATGAAACTTGCAAAAGCTTAGACTGCTCCCATATTTTTCACTACCAATGTCTCAA atcaTGGCTAATACACCAAATATCATGTCCCCTATGCCGAAAGGAGATTGTATATCTGGATCCTGTAGAACTGCTAGAGGAAATGTACCTATCTGAAAATGTGGAAAATTTGCTTAAGAAGATCATAGAAAAGGATATAAACCAAGATCCTTTCGAGCAATTTAACCTCACACTTCAGGGTTATACAAATGCTAACAAAAGTGGCAATGAACAATTGTATGATGTGGAACAATTGAGCGACTTAAAACAAGTTTATCGGGCAATGATTGCTTCAGTAGATTCTTGCATTGATTTGATTACAAAGTTTACTACAATAGAACCCCAATCTCCTAGCTTTGCATCTGCATTGGGAGTTGTATCGCTTGACCAATTCGAGAGGTATATTTTGTTATCTGAATTGCCTGATTCACATTCCATAGGTGACTCCAGTGATACAAATGATACTGTTGATGATAATACATCGGCTAAAATTAGTAGCATTGAAAGACGAATGAATTTGCCTGTAAAATTAGGGGTGAACCCGTCTTATATGGCTTCTGTGCTGGGATACAGGATGCGGGTGATCGATTCCATGGTGAGAGCGGTCAAGGCGTTGAGCTCCAATGAAACCAATTAA
- a CDS encoding Retinol dehydrogenase 7 (overlaps_old_locusTagID:BBM_III01105): MELDISQIQRSSESITSLTPIITQRSEYEQQVDPNKYCKFESKNVWDHPSKLAVLITGCDSGFGKLAAEVLPRIGYVCIATCLYHKSLYYFQDLYNQLYNSSGCHNKIFSKALLMDVTNDESIEAAVSDVNDYLDSLSIPGLYALVNNAGIWTCSFLKESSASYIQRMQERGSFREIIETNLIGSYNCTLSFMPLLERFTNKIHDNKTIYRTLSSVVCPILDTGGFVDSSSESSGSEDESVSENLSPHIPCVKSQKIAQNSTLRCIINRRRRARVIFISSVLDSVALPGQAAYCASKYAIKGLHESIRHELRRNGISSVIISPAVMKDTNLFHELNNLYDMKDDGIDYRCSEDLDNMKRNLAFLKQFGVGKEDLLKILLTALAERVPNNEYRNTPGSLPFKLLSNSWGVFKDLVIYIGLYVLPPLALFCLDLYHKSARPFSSAFNFSLEFHDL, encoded by the exons ATGGAACTCGATATATCGCAAATTCAACGCTCTTCAGAATCAATAACATCACTTACTCCAATTATAACCCAAAGATCTGAATATGAACAACAAGTTGATCCaaacaaatattgcaaGTTTGAGTCCAAGAATGTGTGGGACCATCCATCTAAATTGGCCGTGTTAATCACGGGCTGCGATTCAGGCTTTGGCAAATTGGCAGCAGAAGTACTGCCACGGATTGGCTATGTATGTATTGCCACCTGCCTGTATCATAAATcactatattattttcaggatttatataatcaattgtaCAACTCGAGTGGGTGccataataaaatattttctaaaGCGCTGTTGATGGACGTTACTAATGATGAATCAATTGAGGCAGCGGTAAGTGATGTAAATGATTACTTGGATTCTCTATCAATACCAGGTTTATATGCTCTAGTAAATAACGCTGGCATTTGGACCTGTTCATTCCTAAag GAATCAAGTGCTAGTTATATACAGAGGATGCAAGAACGGGGTAGTTTTAGGGAGATAATTGAGACAAATCTCATAGGGTCATACAACTGCACGTTGAGCTTCATGCCACTCCTAGAAAGATTTACCAACAAAATACATGATAATAAGACTATTTATCGAACTTTATCCAGTGTTGTATGTCCAATACTTGACACTGGCGGATTTGTCGATTCATCTTCCGAATCTAGTGGGTCGGAAGATGAATCTGTTtctgaaaatttgtcacCGCACATTCCCTGTGTAAAATCGCAGAAGATAGCCCAAAATTCGACACTTAGGTGTATAATAAATAGAAGACGCCGTGCTAGagttatattcatttcAAGTGTACTAGATTCAGTGGCGTTGCCTGGTCAAGCCGCTTATTGTGCATCAAAATATGCGATTAAAGGGCTACATGAGTCGATCAGGCATGAATTGCGCCGAAATGGTATAAGTTCTGTGATTATATCTCCAGCTGTGATGAAAGATACCAATCTGTTTCACGAACTAAATAATCTATATGATATGAAAGATGATGGCATTGATTATAGATGCAGCGAAGACTTGGACAATATGAAACGTAACTTGGCGTTTCTCAAGCAATTTGGAGTGGGAAAGGAGGATTTACTCAAGATATTGCTGACGGCTCTGGCTGAACGAGTACCCAATAATGAGTACAGGAATACACCGGGGTCACTTCCATTTAAGCTACTATCCAATTCATGGGGTGTATTTAAAGATCTGGTTATTTATATTGGTTTGTACGTGTTACCGCCATTGGCATTGTTTTGTCTGGATTTGTATCATAAATCGGCTAGACCCTTCTCTTCCGCCTTTAATTTCTCTTTGGAATTTCACGACTTGTAA
- a CDS encoding hypothetical protein (overlaps_old_locusTagID:BBM_III01115) → MEDFDKGVKIASNLYEIFCRAYNIDQQFIQQKTSTDSTQLGIGQNPVEAMDCSYKKITQNEVGKFEIGKTEIVPNSPCVDVKQMHDEDTIDINLLNPFQCCFVTEPLHRHQIKPSPDKVTIASIIYLARLDDITRDILKIVDVNRENVIIKSLYTLTNKLDHEPGKTRISFQEMVSVMAKYVNSNIELPPERKVDSKPWVEAVEHNLLGI, encoded by the exons ATGGAAGACTTTGACAAGGGGGTGAAGATAGCATCGAACCTctatgaaattttttgcagGGCCTATAATATTGACCAACAATTCATCCAACAAAAAACTTCCACCGATAGCACTCAGCTGGGTATAGGGCAGAATCCTGTTGAGGCTATGGATTGCTCATATAAGAAGATAACTCAAAATGAGgttggtaaatttgaaattggaAAGACAGAAATTGTGCCAAATAGTCCTTGTGTTGATGTGAAACAAATGCACGATGAAGACACGATAGATATAAACCTACTAAACCCATTCCAATGCTGTTTTGTAACCGAACCGTTGCATCGGCATCAAATAAAGCCATCTCCGGATAAAGTAACGATCGCCAGTATAATTTACCTTGCTAGACTCGACGATATCACTCGGgatatattgaaaattgtgGATGTAAAT AGGGAAAATGTTATTATCAAGTCATTGTATACGTTGACTAACAAACTTGATCATGAACCGGGGAAAACAAGGATTAG CTTCCAGGAGATGGTGAGTGTCATGGCCAAGTATGTGAACAGTAACATCGAACTACCCCCAGAAAGAAAGGTGGATTCTAAGCCATGGGTGGAGGCCGTGGAGCATAATCTCCTAGGAATATGA
- a CDS encoding conserved Plasmodium protein, unknown function (overlaps_old_locusTagID:BBM_III01100), translating into MSPRFQLFNYFRINYYSFHLKKERFYDYMCIGISSALVGYTAYLAFAFVANWRTTMKLLRYHQDRMECERKRLLNIVRDARNNGIIK; encoded by the exons ATGTCACCCCGCTTCCAGCTGTTCAACTACTTCCGTATCAATTACTACTCGTTCCACCTCAAAAAGGAGAGATTCTATGATTACATGTGCATTGGAATTAGTTCGGCCCTCGTTGGATATACTGCTTATTTGG CGTTCGCATTTGTAGCCAATTGGAGAACCACGATGAAGCTGTTACGCTATCATCAGGATAGGATGGAG TGTGAACGTAAGCGGTTGTTGAATATTGTGAGGGATGCTAGGAATAATGGCATAATCAAATAA
- a CDS encoding hypothetical protein (overlaps_old_locusTagID:BBM_III01095): protein MAKLEDEIKQGSKLEDLFSMSQEVVESAKGFAEAIVSATDANVMYLNCYQLLKLGGLEAEIPRLVVFGQQSMGKTTLLDYIMGGPIGYSSSDTGTKQPVVMIIRPSNDSSGIMCKFGGQLMDIHQVQEAMRHHMQRMGDDITSNELEVEVFVPNGVHAIFVDLPGIKDDSKAGSEITRSVVRHYVTSNPNDLYILVKKASDDPANWPWSIREFILSEKPQGLGLSSKQTLVVGTRAKEFISNEKSDVKTQKELMERVKKRMVPDSKGGFLPLYILELFSLSIEQKEKGDFVSNKKEMHRQVFAGERAVMDMLSMFDSMGDRETTTTLVNHFKSENFLKDLNAKFQSMMMNQLALLERRLIRKKLDLEKRLSIYQDKISRLSPQSVRECTKIFIRQVLENAIDLVTGNYAIMKLPNGGQDFLTKYGGNLEDNLFEGHKLALQLFPHPEMYDPNFYDKIQRRSNEIFNEKLRDLTKMKNDQNVRYEMSSNRIFMFGLYRAEKSSFESDDGRATTSSINKDNNKFYKNDGTNSNFDTDTYYEGESVNVAFFYNDPQDESANSRIQHKMVEKSRLVPIVPFATTNFGLYNPPFKAWLRVPRQDGWIALKLVIIDELPDELKSLHIDPIKPVNHGLGIPPSLESLDIVVHMENDDIDPAGDGKLFVSQQEAHLSTKASNGQKREKGKSTNSEESTISESNFMVVKLRDLFVDATNNAKYYFSTPLQMISGPQANSRLLNQFSVTHISRWLKFQINHLEPDKQFSSDVLFQMMRSVRHVVDKADWEPLIADLLQANVRGTILHTVRLASCAGAAALRRILRASTAEVYRRIRFSNIDSGLLNLTESVRFSEELEQYLEEFCCAKALACAKAMRDAIFEQTHSIQFEVAPDIFEGVRRFEETFCDLPPGQTPMADAIDQLRVNMHRRKQSMQDRGKPKAPHELIYEEMRMQFWSIKMLLVAPLTTKLYTYFIKEVVEKWTSSSLEDSAMPNEAELERFLEDRILTERKNGKLVMRSDSKMAQAYELNVKYDRFLNEYASLGRTLEFVSYALQGVSAFRAQVLDRGGVDFLTKLELQ from the coding sequence ATGGCTAAACTtgaagatgaaattaaacAGGGCTCCAAACTCGAAGATCTATTCTCCATGTCACAAGAAGTGGTTGAGTCTGCCAAAGGGTTTGCCGAGGCCATAGTATCGGCTACAGATGCTAATGTAATGTATCTCAATTGCTACCAATTGCTCAAACTGGGAGGACTTGAAGCTGAAATACCAAGATTGGTAGTGTTTGGTCAACAATCAATGGGAAAGACGACACTCTTAGATTATATAATGGGCGGGCCAATCGGTTACAGCTCCTCAGATACAGGCACCAAACAGCCAGTAGTTATGATAATTAGGCCATCAAATGATTCTTCTGGGATAATGTGCAAGTTTGGAGGCCAACTAATGGATATACACCAAGTACAGGAGGCCATGCGCCATCACATGCAAAGGATGGGGGATGACATAACATCCAATGAACTGGAGGTGGAGGTATTTGTCCCGAACGGCGTACATGCCATATTCGTTGACCTCCCTGGAATAAAAGACGACTCCAAAGCTGGATCTGAAATTACTCGCTCCGTGGTCCGTCACTACGTCACAAGCAATCCTAACGATTTGTACATTTTAGTAAAAAAGGCCTCAGATGATCCAGCGAATTGGCCCTGGTCCATTCGCGAATTTATACTATCAGAAAAGCCACAGGGGCTTGGTTTGTCCTCAAAACAAACCCTTGTTGTTGGAACCCGCGCCAAGGAGTTTATTTCGAATGAAAAGAGTGATGTCAAAACTCAGAAGGAACTCATGGAAAGAGTCAAAAAGCGCATGGTTCCAGATTCGAAGGGAGGATTTCTGCCTCTCTACATTCTTGAATTATTTTCCCTGTCAATAGAACAGAAGGAGAAGGGGGATTTTGTGTCAAACAAGAAGGAGATGCATCGACAGGTTTTTGCAGGCGAGCGTGCGGTGATGGACATGCTGTCAATGTTTGACAGCATGGGAGACAGAGAAACAACTACCACTCTTGTAAACCATTTTAAATCGGAGAATTTTCTCAAGGACCTGAATGCCAAATTCCAGTCCATGATGATGAACCAGTTGGCATTGCTAGAGCGCCGCCTCATACGTAAAAAGTTGGACCTTGAAAAAAGACTATCAATATATCAGGATAAGATTAGCCGTTTATCTCCGCAAAGTGTGAGGGAGTGtactaaaattttcattagGCAGGTATTGGAGAATGCGATAGACCTAGTGACAGGaaattatgcaataatGAAGCTTCCCAATGGAGGTCAGGATTTTCTTACAAAATATGGCGGTAACCTCGAGGATAATCTGTTCGAGGGACATAAGTTGGCTCTGCAGCTTTTTCCGCATCCCGAAATGTACGATCCAAACTTTTACGACAAAATCCAACGTCGCTCAAATGAGATTTTCAACGAGAAGCTCAGGGATTTGACAAAGATGAAAAACGATCAGAACGTGCGCTATGAAATGAGTTCCAATAGGATCTTCATGTTTGGACTCTATCGCGCCGAAAAGAGCAGCTTCGAATCTGATGACGGTCGCGCTACAACGTCCAGTATCAATAAAGACAATAATAAGTTTTATAAGAACGATGGAACCAACAGCAATTTTGACACTGATACTTATTATGAAGGAGAATCTGTTAACGTCGCGTTCTTTTATAACGATCCGCAGGACGAATCTGCCAATAGCAGAATCCAGCACAAGATGGTGGAGAAATCGCGTTTGGTGCCAATTGTACCTTTTGCCACGACCAATTTTGGCCTGTACAATCCACCATTCAAGGCCTGGCTCAGGGTTCCTAGACAAGATGGGTGGATTGCCTTGAAATTGGTAATAATCGATGAGTTGCCCGATGAACTCAAGTCTCTACATATAGACCCTATCAAACCTGTAAATCATGGATTGGGAATTCCTCCCTCGCTGGAATCTTTGGATATTGTTGTTCATATGGAGAACGATGATATAGATCCAGCTGGCGATGgcaaattgtttgtaaGCCAGCAAGAGGCCCATCTAAGCACCAAGGCGTCAAATGGTCAAAAAAGAGAAAAGGGTAAATCGACAAATTCAGAAGAATCTACGATATCTGAATCCAACTTTATGGTGGTTAAGCTAAGGGATTTGTTTGTTGATGCCACAAACAATGCCAAATACTACTTTTCCACGCCCCTACAGATGATATCCGGGCCCCAGGCAAATTCTAGGTTGTTAAACCAATTTTCAGTGACTCATATATCGCGCTGGCTTAAATtccaaataaatcatttggaGCCTGACAAACAATTTAGCAGCGATGTATTATTTCAGATGATGCGCTCAGTGAGACATGTCGTGGATAAGGCAGATTGGGAGCCTTTGATTGCAGATTTATTGCAAGCCAATGTGAGAGGGACAATTTTACATACTGTAAGATTGGCCAGCTGCGCTGGCGCTGCGGCCTTAAGGCGTATACTACGAGCCAGTACGGCTGAGGTATATAGGAGGATTAGATTTTCTAACATTGATAGTGGATTACTAAATCTGACCGAATCGGTGCGATTTTCAGAGGAATTGGAGCAGTATTTGGAGGAATTTTGTTGCGCCAAGGCGCTTGCATGTGCCAAGGCAATGAGGGATGCTATTTTTGAGCAAACTCATTCTATACAATTTGAAGTGGCTCCAGATATTTTCGAGGGAGTTCGCCGTTTCGAGGAGACCTTTTGTGATCTTCCCCCTGGGCAAACTCCTATGGCCGATGCCATTGATCAACTACGGGTCAACATGCACAGGAGAAAGCAGAGTATGCAGGATCGTGGGAAACCCAAGGCGCCGCATGAACTTATATATGAGGAAATGAGAATGCAATTTTGGTCTATCAAAATGCTCCTAGTAGCCCCTCTTACCACAAAACTATACACATATTTCATCAAGGAGGTTGTTGAAAAGTGGACCAGCTCCTCCCTCGAGGATTCGGCCATGCCTAACGAG